GAGAGCCTTAATGTTGTTTAATACATCAGTAGACAGCCTTGGAGTTAATTCCTTTTCCATCTTATTCTTAAATCATGGCCGTAGGTAGAAAAAAATTCTGACTGAGAAAATATTTTAGCACAAACTTGAGAAACTGTCTAGCTTTTCTATAATTACCttgaattttttccaaaatacttGGTTACTGGTaagcataatattttcaaatttcctctttatgttttgagatgtgaTTAAACACTGCTTGAGTgtttgtcataatttttaaatgacaaaaacgtagAAGCTGTGGTTGATTGACACACAATTTGCTTGTGGCAATTTGTTGCTGCATGTTGCTGGTTGATAATGTTATTCATTGATCCCCACAGATCTTAatatgtctttaaattagacttgAATATCTGGGACGGTTTTATTTTGTCAGAAACTGGACTCTAACCTCTCCATTGAAAACAGCTTTTGATTTAACAAGTCAGTTTCCCTTGTCATTTGGCAACTTGTGACTTAGACCGCGTTCACACTAGGCCGAATCATGTTTAAATTTATGCcgtttgaaacatgtttaagtAAAACAAGCGTTCATACCTGATGACTGAACCCACGAAACTAGATCGAAACATACTTACAATAATCAACATCGAAACCACCTCACGAGGTAGTTTCGATCGTGGTTTTTGTAAAcaacttcaagatggcggccagtgGCGTTTCTTTGGTAGCTGGGAAAACACAAAACTGGGGCTTTGTTGAGACGAAAACACTCATCTGTCTTTGGGCAGAAGAAGATATTCAACGCCAGCTCGCATCCATGGGTcgtaagaaaaacatttgggaaGGCATAGCCATGAAACTTCAAGAAAGCGGCTACAGTCGAAGCGGCGACCAATGCAAGACCAGGATGCACAACTTGCAGCAGAAATACAAGAAGGTTAAAATACTCAACAATACCTCGGGTCAAGGAAAAAACTATTTTCCTTTCTATGAGGAAATAGATAAAGTGCTCGGTCACAAACCCAGTATAAATCCACTGTCAACACTGTCGTCAGCTGCGGGTGGATCGTCAAGCAGTAGTGACAACACGTTGGATGCACTGGAAACCGAATCTGTGTTGTCGAGTGTCGACGGCTTGGATGAGGAGAATTTTTTGTGTGAGGATGTTACTGCAGAAGACGTCTCTGTCAACATAAGCGAGGACGACGATGCACCTACCCCACTTACTTCTCAAAAGAAGTCAGAACCAGAGGAAAAGTCGAAGAACAAAGCAGACTAGAAAAGAAAacagccaaagtcaacatctgctgacagaaaaagaaaacagccgAAGTCAACATCTGCTGACAAAATGGAAAGTTTCATggggaaattttttgaaatccaGCAAGAGTCCGAGAGACGATTTCTGGAGTCTGAAGAACGAAGAAGTAAACAAGAAACCGagcaagaagagaaaagacGACGGTTCGAAGCAGAACAGGATGAGAAACGAGAAAACTTTCTTCTGCGTGTTTCACAAACCATTGCACAAGGCACCGGTGGCAGCAAAGATTAAAGAAAACACTCAGTTTGTAATAAAGTCTGTAATAaagttttccatttctttaGAAATTCAATATTGAAAAATCAATGCACCAGTCAGTCACCCTATTAATAAATAGAGGCTTGAAAATCCATGGAAAGAGTTCTTTGGATGGGGCAAAATACAGGCATAAGGCATGCAAAGGCTACAGTTGTAATCTGGAATTGTGCATTGGTTGTCTCTTTAAGTTTGGAAAATCGTTCCAGTATGTGCATAACTATGAACTTCGCTGCAGGTTAAAGCATTCTAGTTAGTGggaaaggaaggaaaagaaAGCTAGGTAATTAAGGGATAGGATTTGCTACCATGCTGTGCATGCTTATCCTTCAATATAAAATCTTACCAACCACCAAGAAGTTTTTATATAGACTTCAACAATTCCACTTGCTCTTTTTTGATGATGCAAAATTTCCAAGCACAAATGAGTCTGACTGACAATGGGAATTAAAAAGGTTTCATCCATTTTCTTGGAAGCACTTCCACATTTTGGTTATACTCTCTTTAAGGGGTTACAACTGGTTTTATTCCAACTGTTTCAGTATTCAAATACCAGTTCCCGATAAGCAAGTCAAGGACTACAAAATAATCTATGGAATGACAACAGATGCCTGTACGCACCATGAACACATATTCCAAAATGTGCATTTGTGTCCAAAATACAGgcaaaacaatttaaaacacagtatttgcagcaactttgcAGTATTGCTCTATACCATCATCAGACTGGTGGTGCAAAGGAATGCTCCAGTAGTAGTATAGTATTAATTGTGATATTGTTGTCTGTATTTTAGAATACCACCATCTAGggtgaaaaacaaaactaaaaaagtACTAGTAACCTCAGGCATTCCTTTCAGATgcctctttttttattatttgcaCTCAAACTTTCCAACAATGTCCAGTCACTTTAACACAGCAGCTCCCAATCCATGAAAAAGCCCACTCCCCTTTGACAACACAACAATAAAACCAAACAattaaaccaaacaaaattGAAAGCATTCACCTCATGAAGCCCTATCAGCTTTACTACTTTCACAATAAAACAGTGAAGGAGGACTCCATTATAAACTATGAATAGATGTAAAATAAATGTCCAGAATAGAAGGACAGCAGCAACTAAAGTGGCAAGGCTACATGTATTGAGGTACTGAAAAAAGTCTAGCAGGTGAATAGTGAAGCCATGAGGTGACTCACCATTGGTCGAATCACATGCATTCAACAAGGCTACTAAACAGTGTTTGTGACAATGAATATATGAAGATGATATATTTCAACTGAGGATTAAAGAATGAATATGTGAATGATCATAGCTGTTATGACCACAACTTAACCAGTAGTGAAAATATAGCCTTAAGCTGTACAGACCTGGTATTTTTTTTCAGCCTTTACTTTCACTACTGCTTATTTAAGTAGTATTCATAGCTGTGATTATCATTCACATCTTCAACAACAGTGTTTATTTGCATTCAAAAGTTTAAAGAGATGGCATTTCGCATTGCTACTGCTGGATGGAGGGCTGCAACTGCTACACCACCATCCCCATCATCATCcaaattgtcatcatcatcattatcatttggCCACCAGTTGTCATCAAATGCCTCACCGTGAATCTCACAAATGTTGTGAAGGGTACAACATGCGCCCACTGCCAATGGTACATTCTGTGTTTTCATGTCTAGGCGCTTAAGCAAAATCCTCCAGCGTCCTTTGAGTCGCCCAAATGCAATTTCCACGGCCATTCGGCTGCTGCTTAGGTTGTTATTGAAGGCTCTCTGACTTGGGGTCAGCCGGCCATTATCTGCATACGGTTTCATGAGCCATTCCAGTAAAGGATACGCTGCATCGCCAATTATGACAACAGGAATCGTTACACCATTTATGACTTCAGTTTTGTCGGGTGGAAAAAGAGTTCCATTTTGGCCAAGACCGTAAAGGGGAGAATTCGCCAGCACCCTAGCATCATGTACTCGTCCAGGCCAACCAATGAATACATCGGTAAAGCAGTATTTTGGATCCACAACACCTTGTAAGATAATTGAATGGTACCCCTTTCTGTTGTGGTAATCTTCATGATGTTCCTCCGGGGCTATGATAGGAATATGACAACCATCGATTACTCCACCAACTTGAGGAAATCTCTTAATTCTCTCAAAGCCACGAATAGTTTCATCAAGGCGCTCTCCTTGGGGCAGTTGAATGTATATTGGAAGAAGAGTTTGAACAATGGCTCTACAAACATCGTGCACAATACCACAAGCCGTAGATCTTCCAATGCCAAATAAGTGGCTGATTGTTCGATACTCTACATTTGTGGCAAGCCTCCATAGTGCAACAGCAACCCTTTGGCGCGTAGGTATAGCTCTCCGAAATCTTgtattttgccgagatatttcaggagcaagctcatCGCAAATGTGGTTTAAGGTTTCCTTACACATGCGGAAGTTTTTGCGCCAGTCATCTGCAGTCCACGTTCTGTTAACAACACGGTGCCACCAGTCAGAACTACGTTCCCTCAGCCAGACTGAGCGATAATGAAAAATTCTACAAACCCTTGTCAGTCCACAAACTGCTATGCCAACGATTGCCAAAAATCGTTGTGTTTGCCGAAATCGAAAGATACGGTAGCGTTGATTCCGTAGATAACTTTTCTTTGACAAACGAAAAGCAGCTCTTCGGTTACGAAGAACTTTCTCCAGAGCAGTAACCCACAACATAAACAAAACTCCGACCAACAGTTCCGCCATCCTTAATTTATTATCACCTTTACATGGGGTACTTATTAATTCAGGTTGATACTGCATACAAAGTGTATTGCCGGCTCAAATATTAACAACACTTTCAGTGAgaacaatttttttgagaaaaggtTTGGGATAAACTTGTTTCTTCTAAAGCTGTTCAAATTGAACTTAATTCCCTCAAGTGTGAACGCAAtcttagtgtcaaatgtagtattgcctcctggatgagctctaaactttaattagcccgtgatatggttacgtgtactggtcacattggcatacatgaatggGCGGaggtacgtacgtacgtacggacgttcatgacgtcatggctataaaaccaaattttctcacatcgatgggttaccatattttcttaactatggtcctccgcgcgcgcgcgccttttgcgcgcgcggagctccgctattaaagaacatatttgaagaagaaaaaaattttgattgtagaacatgattttttttggaaaatagttccgtactgggtgtattttggccaaggcgaggacttcaagctaaccgcGGAACTGTCCAAAGAAGTGCATATACCCACAACCAGACAATCCAAAACggcttaaatgaagcaatactgcttatcatgaaataaaaaagttttaccgtcaagaaaaaattttgtgtctttcaagtaaccaagacttaattctgtatgaaggtgatcgaatttttaacgcgcaaccagtaaaataccccatttgaagagcctgctgacgcgcaaacaagcatggtgaccccatttttttattgcattttttaaatgttcatatcatgaatgttaactatgtcaagttacaaaaaaagtttgatagtagaataTTTAACGTTGTTGTTGGCAtcttcgtcgtccttgcttaagcctCCTATTGTGACATGTCGTGGCTGACCTATTAGGGAGCTGAAACAACGACAACGGTgacggcaatgagaacgtcgtctcttattttaatcgcttcgtggctatttcaatctttttaataCGACAacggtgtggtagttcctcaaagatgacactcgttggaacggcacttaatttagggaagaaaatgaaaatttatcatcaATTGCTGACGTCtttgataaaacctcaaatttggctatttcacgttgttgttttgctgacgacggcaaagaaatggacacaagtgaaaaacgcacgtgcagggcgtgcaaagctatttttttggctcattaaatatgcaaatttgtgacgttcttgtagctgtcgccgttgtcattgcttaagctccctaatgttccAGAACAAAAGCTTTTTTGTGTCGGAACATGATACGTCACAGTTATGGCGGCGCCCtggaaaaattcttttttttttttaattggaaacAAACTGCTttgattgggaaaaaaaaagttgaatatttttaattgttaacattatgttttgtggtttaaggttattttgttgttttagtggaggttcctttaAGGTGGGGGTACACGTGAATTTAAAGGGCATTTTAAGAAGTTTAAAGAAgggacaaaagaaagaaaattataattggaacaccaacagacagttGAACCCAACCCAAGAGCACACCAGGTTGGTAGCGGACTCTTTGGGTGTCCATATATCAATTTTTAAACTACATCAAATcttaactatttcttatttctccaaattttactactattttgagaaaaactatcCCCTCcgaaatataaaaagttacaaaacaccccaaaacattgatttgtgttttgagcaTGGGTTTTTGTATTGCTTGAAACGCGAAGGAGATATTTCCATTAAACCGATTTAAGAGGCTTTCATGTGTACCCCCGCCTTCAGAACAGGCCGGAAGAAAATTTAAGTTCTCCCCAGGCACTCCTTGCGCTGCTAGCAATAAGAACCGGTCAGCGGAAACGCACGCAAATGTAAACAGAATATTAAAACCCTTGGTGAGCATGAAATCATTCTTCTCAGTTTTCGTACTGCATGTTAATTAGCTTGCGAGCATCTTTATAGCTAGGCATTTCATAATGAAGCATCCCAAAGTTTAAGAGTGCCTTACTGAGCATTCTCTACAACACGACAAGGCAACCGGTACGAACTGAATTGCCAAAAGATATTACCTGAATCCCCAGCTAAAATAACAAGATGCAAGATATTCTGTAGGAGATGTTCTAACGTTCTTGGGTGAAATCGCcgtattaatattatttgaaagaaagacaatCCCGAATAAAAAATacgaaataagaaaattttgtcTTGGTATACATTTGAAATATATTGGCCGGCAAAAACTTATGGAGTGGCTGCGGAGTTCTTAGCATCAAACGATTCGCAAAGTATATAATATTCACAtccacttttaattttgatcaAAATCCTAACACCAGGAAGAGAAAAGTTTGTTAGAACATGatttattttcagctttttaaAAAAACGTCTCTTGAAACCCCTTGTAAATGATAAGGCTAAGGCTTAGGGGTCCCCAGGGGTATGAGGGTGGGGTGGGGTGCAGCATTGAAGGTGAAAAAAactgatatcatatttcttgggAGGAAGGGTGAAAGTTTCCTATGATAAAGGTAGGTTTTTATCTGTTGACCTGctctttgaaatattttgccaaCAAAACTCCAATCTTTACGGTGCAAAATGtccccaaaaatgctttttgagGCCTAACCTTCCCTCCCCCTCCTGATTCTCAGCTCAGGTTTTTGCTACAAATCAAACAAATTCCACTGTGAGTATTTTCATCCCAAGGACTAACTACACACGAAATATGAAGGAAGGTTTCCTTTGaccatttccaattttgctCAAACCTGAGAGACATTCGCTCTTAGTTGTTTGACCTGGAAGAAAAGTTTTCAAGGTTATTGAAAATGACTTTTGTGTAAGTGCATCCTAGTTGTAGCCAGCTAGCTACAGAACTGATTTTCTTTGCACCAAGTTGTTGCATGaatttttaagtcttgatttgCGATTGAGTTTTaccaatgtgcgagccagcgagccatgcgcgCCAAGGGGCGAGCCATACGAGCCCATGGCTGCAAGGCATGCGAGTCAAGAAGCGAACCATGCGAGTCATGACTTTGAGTCagcatgcgagtcacacagttattgaaagctaagcGTTCTAAAATGGgtgcagttatgaaagcaattcctcacgggaccagttaccattagaacccacaaatgaccacctcccaacgtcagtggcttcatagctcagtaggttagagcgtcgcaccggaatcgcgaggtcacgggtttcaggcttctctacgcaattgcaaaaattgctttcataactgcgaaggtcatagcttcacttgatttcatatacgca
The genomic region above belongs to Montipora capricornis isolate CH-2021 chromosome 5, ASM3666992v2, whole genome shotgun sequence and contains:
- the LOC138048628 gene encoding zinc finger and SCAN domain-containing protein 29-like, which gives rise to MAASGVSLVAGKTQNWGFVETKTLICLWAEEDIQRQLASMGRKKNIWEGIAMKLQESGYSRSGDQCKTRMHNLQQKYKKVKILNNTSGQGKNYFPFYEEIDKVLGHKPSINPLSTLSSAAGGSSSSSDNTLDALETESVLSSVDGLDEENFLCEDVTAEDVSVNISEDDDAPTPLTSQKKSEPEEKSKNKAD
- the LOC138048629 gene encoding uncharacterized protein, yielding MAELLVGVLFMLWVTALEKVLRNRRAAFRLSKKSYLRNQRYRIFRFRQTQRFLAIVGIAVCGLTRVCRIFHYRSVWLRERSSDWWHRVVNRTWTADDWRKNFRMCKETLNHICDELAPEISRQNTRFRRAIPTRQRVAVALWRLATNVEYRTISHLFGIGRSTACGIVHDVCRAIVQTLLPIYIQLPQGERLDETIRGFERIKRFPQVGGVIDGCHIPIIAPEEHHEDYHNRKGYHSIILQGVVDPKYCFTDVFIGWPGRVHDARVLANSPLYGLGQNGTLFPPDKTEVINGVTIPVVIIGDAAYPLLEWLMKPYADNGRLTPSQRAFNNNLSSSRMAVEIAFGRLKGRWRILLKRLDMKTQNVPLAVGACCTLHNICEIHGEAFDDNWWPNDNDDDDNLDDDGDGGVAVAALHPAVAMRNAISLNF